Proteins co-encoded in one Setaria viridis chromosome 9, Setaria_viridis_v4.0, whole genome shotgun sequence genomic window:
- the LOC117835758 gene encoding uncharacterized protein codes for MALTNFIVTVAVVGAGVLLFTTDIRRSGALFRRNARQLRQWLEEDTASAASKSAKEGAPKKLDSTIPKEKPKEDNH; via the exons ATGGCGCTGACCAACTTCATCgtgacggtggcggtggtgggcgcGGGGGTGCTCCTCTTCACCACCGACATCCGCAGGTCCGGCGCCCTCTTCCGCCGCAACGCGCGCCAGCTCCGCCAGTGGCTCGAGGAGgacaccgcctccgccgcgtccaA GTCTGCAAAAGAAGGAGCTCCAAAGAAACTTGACTCGACGATCCCCAAGGAGAAGCCAAAGGAAGACAATCACTGA
- the LOC117836652 gene encoding uncharacterized protein, producing MGIAAPSSQPGQTTTYYVSQPTKSSAAISGRPATASSSMSHSQGFHQGSSGVFGYSSDGFDRPDSSQDHHQQQQQHVAQQSRRDKLRVQGFDPPGAGAAGHGLLPIDGDEHAEPGAMFEHAAAAGASNMLSEMFNFPAPPSGPSATELLASQMNATNYRFGLRQGVAGLSGDGGWFGAGAAGRAGLVLGGANMGSLGETSSPKQQGSMAGLATDPAAAMQLFLMNPQQQQQQQSRSSPTSPQPSDVQHHEAFQAFGGGGAGGVVEGQGLSLSLSSSLQQLEMAKQAEELRVRDGVLYFNRQQPQGPAVQQQQLLPMALHGGQVGALGQQLHVGYGPAGVAGVLRNSKYTRAAQELLEEFCSVGRGQIKGGARGGRGASASNPNASKGGGASSSGAAQSPSSASKQEPPQLSPADRFEHQRKKAKLISMLDEVDRRYNHYCDQMQMVVNFFDSVMGFGAATPYTALAQKAMSRHFRCLKDAIASQLRHTCELLGEKDAGTSSGLTKGETPRLRAIDQSLRQQRAFHHMGMMEQEAWRPQRGLPERSVNILRSWLFEHFLHPYPSDADKHLLARQTGLSRNQVSNWFINARVRLWKPMIEEMYQQECRELEGSSAGGGGPESGNDPSGADDTHSPTTTGAAQLQQQQHGTAAPGLMPHKPDPGAAGPSAADAAFVGIDPVELLGGDAHVGGGADDLYGRFEPGVRMRYGPGATGAAAGDVSLTLGLQHAGAGNAGPDGAGRFSLTDYSGC from the exons ATGGGCATAGCGGCGCCATCATCTCAGCCGGGCCAGACCACCACGTACTACGTGAGCCAACCCACCAAGAGCAGCGCGGCGATCTCCGGCCGACCGGCCACCGCGAGTTCTTCTATGTCCCACTCCCAGGGATTCCACCAGGGCAGCAGCGGCGTCTTCGGCTACTCCTCCGATGGCTTCGACCGCCCGGACTCCAGCCaggaccaccaccagcagcagcagcagcacgtggcGCAGCAGAGCCGCCGCGACAAGCTGAGGGTGCAGGGGTTCGacccgcccggcgccggcgccgccgggcacgGCCTGCTCCCCATCGACGGCGACGAGCATGCCGAGCCTGGGGCCATGTTCGAgcacgcggcggccgcgggggcatCCAACATGCTGTCCGAGATGTTCAActtccccgcgccgccgtcgggcccCTCCGCCACCGAGCTGCTGGCCAGCCAGATGAACGCGACCAACTACCGCTTCGGGCTCCGGCAGGGGGTGGCCGGCCTGTCCGGCGACGGCGGTTGGttcggggccggcgcggcgggccgTGCTGGCCTGGTCCTCGGTGGGGCCAACATGGGGTCGTTAGGTGAGACGTCCTCCCCGAAGCAGCAAGGCAGCATGGCTGGCCTCGCcaccgacccggccgccgcgaTGCAGCTCTTCCTGATGAACccacaacagcagcagcagcagcagtcgaGATCGTCGCCGACGTCGCCGCAGCCGTCGGACGTCCAGCACCACGAGGCGTTCCAggcgttcggcggcggcggtgctggcggcGTCGTGGAAGGGCAGGGCCTGTCCCTCTCGCTGTCTTCGTCGCTGCAGCAGCTGGAGATGGCGAAGCAGGCGGAGGAGCTGAGGGTCCGTGACGGCGTGCTCTACTTCAACCGGCAGCAGCCGCAGGGGCCGgcggtgcagcagcagcagctgctgccgaTGGCATTGCACGGCGGCCAGGTGGGCGCGCTGGGGCAGCAGCTGCACGTGGGGTATGGCCCCGCCGGCGTCGCGGGCGTGCTGCGCAACTCCAAGTACACCCGCGCGGCGCAGGAGCTCCTGGAGGAGTTCTGCAGCGTGGGGCGCGGGCAGATcaagggcggcgcgcggggcggtCGCGGGGCCTCGGCGTCCAACCCTAACGCCagcaagggcggcggcgcctccagCTCTGGTGCCGCGCAGTCCCCGTCGTCGGCGTCCAAGCAGGAGCCCCCGCAGCTGTCCCCCGCCGACCGGTTCGAGCACCAGCGCAAGAAGGCCAAGCTCATCTCCATGCTCGACGAG GTGGACCGGCGGTACAACCACTACTGCGACCAGATGCAGATGGTGGTGAACTTCTTCGACTCGGTGATGGGCTTCGGCGCCGCGACCCCCTACACGGCGCTTGCGCAGAAGGCCATGTCCCGGCACTTCCGGTGCCTCAAGGACGCGATCGCCTCGCAGCTGCGGCAcacgtgcgagctcctcggggAGAAGGACGCCGGCACCAGCTCGGGGCTCACCAAGGGCGAGACCCCGCGGCTGCGCGCCATCGACCAGAGCCTCCGGCAGCAGCGCGCCTTCCACCACATGGGCATGATGGAGCAGGAGGCCTGGCGCCCCCAGCGCGGCCTCCCCGAGCGCTCCGTCAACATCCTCCGCTCCTGGCTCTTCGAGCACTTCCTCCACCC GTACCCGAGCGACGCCGATAAGCACCTGTTGGCGAGGCAGACGGGGCTGTCCAGGAACCAG GTCTCCAACTGGTTCATCAACGCCCGTGTCCGGCTATGGAAGCCCATGATCGAGGAGATGTACCAGCAGGAGTGCAGGGAGCTCGAGGGCtcctcggccggcggcggggggcccGAGTCCGGCAACGACCCCTCCGGCGCCGACGACACGCACTCCCCGACCACCACCGGCGCGGcgcagctccagcagcagcagcacggcaCCGCGGCGCCCGGCCTGATGCCGCACAAGCCCGACCCGGGCGCCGCGGGTCCctcggcggcggacgcggccttCGTCGGGATCGACCCGGTGGAGCtcctcggcggcgacgcgcacgtaggcggcggcgctgacgaCCTGTACGGGCGGTTCGAGCCCGGGGTGAGGATGCGGTACGGGCCCGGCGCgaccggcgcggccgccggcgacgtgtCGCTGACGCTGGGCTTGcagcacgccggcgccggcaacgcGGGGCCCGACGGCGCCGGCCGGTTCTCCTTGACAGACTACAGCGGTTGTTGA